A genomic region of Pseudomonas sp. RSB 5.4 contains the following coding sequences:
- a CDS encoding (2Fe-2S)-binding protein — translation MELRINQKTYQVDADADTPLLWVIRDDLGMTGTKYGCGLAQCGACSVLVDGNVVRSCVTPVAGVVGREVTTIEAIEADEVGKRVVSTWVDLQVAQCGYCQSGQVMAATALLKQNPKPSDAQIEAAMVNLCRCGTYNAIHAAVHELAGKGDA, via the coding sequence ATGGAACTACGAATCAACCAGAAAACCTATCAGGTCGATGCCGACGCCGATACGCCCCTGCTGTGGGTGATCCGCGATGACCTGGGCATGACCGGCACCAAATACGGCTGTGGACTGGCGCAGTGCGGCGCCTGCTCCGTGCTGGTGGACGGCAACGTGGTGCGCTCGTGCGTCACGCCGGTGGCCGGCGTGGTTGGCCGTGAGGTCACCACCATTGAGGCGATCGAGGCCGATGAAGTGGGCAAACGAGTGGTCTCGACCTGGGTTGATCTGCAGGTCGCCCAGTGCGGCTACTGCCAGTCCGGGCAGGTGATGGCCGCCACGGCGCTGCTCAAGCAAAACCCCAAGCCGAGTGACGCGCAGATCGAAGCGGCGATGGTCAATCTGTGCCGCTGCGGCACGTACAACGCAATCCATGCCGCCGTGCATGAGCTGGCCGGCAAGGGAGACGCCTGA
- a CDS encoding molybdopterin cofactor-binding domain-containing protein yields the protein MNVRIDPAQEASALALHEPINVSRRRFLAGTAVGALVLGFGLPLGTTRVQAAVAAATAERGTQVPAFLEIRPDNRVRLLCPFMEGGQGTFTAMAQIVGEELDADPATFLVEAAPPGEAYVVMENGMRITGGSMSVRMSYPVMRRLGALARAMLLQAGAQQLGVPVSELSTEPGKVVHAKSGRSLAYGALAEHAMDLPVPDPASVQLRDPSQFRWIGKPVKRVDAYDKSTGKALYSIDLKVDDMLHAAVQHAPRLGMTVGNLRNEEQVKAMKGVHSVHRLPGAVAVVAERWWHAKRAVEAIQVDWQEPTADSQVRSMPADFSSDAWLKRLADDKGPAKDDEHEGDVAAILASAKTRIDATYHNQYLNHGQLEPPSALARFNPDGSLEVWLPNQAPDMFRADIAKRTGLDPSRITLHSPLLGGFFGRHFLYDAASPYPQAIELSKAVGRPVKLIWSREEEFLRDVLRPVAAVNFRAALDNDGWPLAIEAISATEGPTEALAGKQGEKLDPTALEGLSGKSYAIPNKRIAQIYAKGPAMLGYWRSVGNSLNDFFYESFLDELADKGGKDPFELRLHLLRDNRRLTTLLQAVGELSGGWKRGPFTAADGSKRARGVAMASPFGTQTAVIAEVSIENGQVKVHDIWQAIDPGSIVNPAIVEAQVNGAVALGLSQTLVEEAVWIDGKPRARNYDLYPILPPARMARVHVRVVESGEKMGGIGEPPLPAVAPAVANAVATLTGQRVRSLPMSRHTFT from the coding sequence ATGAACGTGCGTATCGATCCTGCTCAGGAAGCCTCGGCACTGGCTTTGCACGAACCGATCAATGTTTCGCGCAGACGTTTCCTGGCCGGCACCGCTGTCGGCGCACTGGTGCTCGGCTTCGGCCTGCCGCTGGGCACGACTCGCGTGCAAGCCGCAGTGGCGGCAGCAACTGCCGAGCGCGGCACGCAAGTCCCGGCGTTTCTGGAAATCCGTCCGGACAACCGCGTGCGCCTGCTCTGCCCGTTCATGGAAGGCGGGCAAGGTACCTTCACCGCGATGGCGCAGATCGTCGGTGAAGAGCTGGATGCCGACCCGGCAACCTTTCTGGTCGAAGCCGCGCCGCCCGGCGAAGCCTATGTGGTGATGGAAAACGGCATGCGCATCACCGGCGGAAGCATGTCGGTGCGCATGAGTTACCCGGTGATGCGCCGCCTCGGCGCCCTCGCCCGCGCCATGCTGCTGCAGGCCGGCGCGCAGCAACTGGGGGTGCCGGTGAGCGAACTGAGCACCGAACCCGGCAAAGTCGTGCACGCGAAGTCGGGCCGCTCGCTGGCCTACGGCGCACTGGCCGAGCACGCCATGGATCTGCCGGTTCCCGATCCGGCCTCGGTGCAGCTGCGTGATCCGAGCCAGTTCCGCTGGATCGGCAAACCGGTGAAGCGTGTCGATGCCTACGACAAGTCCACGGGCAAGGCGCTGTACAGCATCGATCTGAAGGTCGACGACATGCTCCACGCCGCCGTTCAACATGCCCCGCGTCTGGGGATGACGGTGGGCAATCTGCGTAACGAAGAGCAGGTCAAGGCGATGAAAGGCGTGCATTCCGTGCATCGTCTGCCGGGTGCTGTGGCGGTGGTCGCCGAGCGCTGGTGGCACGCCAAACGTGCAGTTGAAGCGATTCAGGTCGACTGGCAGGAACCCACGGCCGACAGCCAGGTACGCTCGATGCCTGCGGATTTTTCCAGCGATGCCTGGCTCAAGCGCCTGGCTGACGACAAAGGCCCGGCCAAGGATGATGAACATGAAGGCGACGTGGCTGCAATTCTGGCAAGTGCCAAGACCCGGATCGACGCCACCTACCACAACCAGTACCTGAACCACGGCCAGTTAGAGCCGCCGTCGGCGCTGGCCCGATTCAATCCCGATGGTTCGCTGGAAGTCTGGCTGCCGAATCAGGCGCCGGACATGTTCCGTGCGGACATCGCCAAACGCACCGGGCTGGATCCGTCGCGGATCACCTTGCATTCGCCATTGCTGGGGGGCTTCTTCGGTCGGCATTTCCTCTACGACGCCGCCAGCCCCTACCCGCAGGCGATCGAGCTGTCCAAGGCAGTTGGCCGCCCGGTCAAACTGATCTGGAGCCGCGAGGAAGAGTTCCTGCGCGACGTGCTGCGCCCCGTAGCCGCCGTGAATTTCCGCGCCGCGCTGGACAACGACGGCTGGCCGCTGGCGATCGAAGCGATCAGCGCCACCGAAGGTCCGACCGAGGCGCTTGCCGGCAAGCAGGGTGAAAAGCTCGACCCGACGGCGCTTGAAGGCTTATCGGGCAAGTCCTACGCGATCCCCAACAAGCGCATCGCGCAGATCTACGCCAAAGGCCCGGCGATGCTTGGTTACTGGCGTTCGGTGGGCAACTCGCTCAACGACTTTTTCTATGAATCGTTCCTTGACGAACTGGCTGACAAGGGCGGCAAAGACCCGTTCGAACTGCGCCTGCATCTGCTGCGCGACAACCGTCGACTGACCACGCTGCTGCAAGCAGTGGGCGAGCTGTCGGGTGGCTGGAAGCGTGGGCCGTTTACTGCGGCGGACGGCAGCAAACGCGCACGAGGCGTGGCGATGGCGTCGCCGTTCGGTACCCAGACGGCGGTGATCGCCGAGGTCTCCATCGAGAACGGTCAGGTCAAGGTGCACGATATCTGGCAGGCAATCGACCCCGGCAGCATCGTCAATCCGGCGATTGTCGAAGCGCAGGTCAATGGCGCCGTGGCGCTGGGCCTGTCGCAGACCCTGGTGGAGGAAGCCGTGTGGATTGATGGCAAACCGCGCGCGCGCAATTACGACTTGTATCCGATCCTGCCGCCTGCGCGGATGGCTCGGGTCCACGTGCGTGTTGTCGAGAGCGGGGAAAAAATGGGCGGCATCGGCGAACCACCGCTGCCCGCCGTCGCGCCCGCTGTCGCCAATGCGGTGGCAACGCTGACCGGGCAACGGGTGCGCAGCCTGCCCATGAGCCGACACACCTTCACTTGA
- a CDS encoding cytochrome c — protein sequence MNNRRFARTAGWLAVPCLVAAGLLAWYVTREPVSPLEHQPLAVADIDPALVARGEYVARLSDCVACHSVPGGAPFAGGLEMATPLGAIHATNITPEPETGIGRYSLADFDRAVRHGVAPDSRRLYPAMPYPSYAKLSDDDVRALYAFFMKGVAPVKQANIPSAIPFPLNLRWPIALWNGVFADTEPYVAKASQDEVWNRGAYLVQGAGHCGSCHTPRGLAFNEKALDESATPFLAGALLDGWYAPSLRDDHNTGLGRWSEPEIVQFLKTGRNRHAVVYGSMTEAFNNSTQFMSDDDLTAIARYLKSLPGDRQRDGQPWQYQTVSATERLDAPGAHTYVTRCASCHGLDGKGQSEWMPPLAGATSALAKESASAINITLNGSQRVVAAGVPDAYRMPAFREQLSDQEIAEVLTFMRSTWGNQGGAVEAQAVNKLREHTDPASSSPIILQMR from the coding sequence ATGAATAACCGCCGATTCGCAAGAACCGCTGGCTGGCTGGCAGTGCCGTGCCTGGTCGCGGCAGGCCTGCTGGCCTGGTATGTCACCCGCGAGCCTGTCTCGCCGCTTGAACACCAACCCCTCGCCGTGGCCGATATCGACCCGGCGCTGGTGGCCCGTGGCGAATACGTCGCCCGACTCAGCGATTGCGTCGCGTGCCACAGCGTGCCGGGCGGCGCACCGTTCGCTGGCGGCCTGGAAATGGCCACACCTCTGGGCGCGATTCACGCGACCAACATCACCCCGGAGCCGGAAACCGGCATCGGTCGCTACAGCCTGGCGGACTTCGACCGTGCGGTGCGCCACGGCGTGGCACCCGACAGTCGCCGTCTGTACCCGGCGATGCCCTACCCGTCCTACGCCAAGCTCAGTGACGACGACGTGCGGGCGCTTTACGCGTTTTTCATGAAAGGCGTGGCACCGGTCAAGCAGGCGAATATCCCGAGCGCGATTCCTTTCCCGTTGAACCTGCGCTGGCCGATTGCGCTGTGGAACGGTGTGTTTGCCGATACCGAACCTTACGTGGCCAAAGCGTCGCAGGATGAAGTGTGGAATCGCGGCGCTTATCTCGTTCAAGGCGCAGGACACTGTGGCAGTTGCCATACGCCGCGCGGTCTGGCATTCAACGAGAAGGCCCTGGATGAATCCGCCACGCCGTTCCTCGCCGGCGCCTTGCTCGATGGCTGGTACGCGCCGAGCCTGCGGGATGACCACAACACCGGCCTGGGCCGCTGGAGCGAGCCGGAGATCGTGCAGTTCCTCAAGACCGGGCGCAACAGACATGCGGTGGTTTACGGCTCGATGACCGAGGCGTTCAACAACTCCACGCAGTTCATGAGCGATGACGATCTGACCGCGATTGCCCGTTATCTCAAGTCATTGCCGGGGGACCGTCAGCGCGACGGCCAGCCATGGCAGTACCAAACGGTTTCGGCGACGGAACGTCTGGACGCGCCCGGTGCTCATACCTACGTCACGCGCTGCGCCTCGTGCCACGGCCTCGACGGCAAGGGGCAGTCGGAATGGATGCCACCGCTGGCCGGCGCCACCTCGGCACTGGCCAAGGAAAGTGCTTCGGCGATCAACATCACCCTCAACGGTTCGCAGCGGGTGGTGGCCGCCGGAGTGCCGGACGCCTATCGCATGCCGGCCTTCCGTGAGCAATTGTCGGATCAAGAGATCGCCGAAGTGCTGACCTTCATGCGCAGCACCTGGGGCAATCAGGGCGGTGCCGTTGAAGCGCAGGCAGTCAACAAGCTGCGTGAACACACCGATCCGGCCAGCAGCAGCCCGATCATCCTGCAAATGCGTTAG
- a CDS encoding XdhC family protein — protein MESIDLLVLRTARDWLAAGERVLLATVARTWGSSPRPTGSMMALRNDGRVVGSVSGGCIEDDLIHRYTTAHGSSGFKDAAPEVMRYGVSADEAHRFGLPCGGTLELILEFNPSWQVLDQLLVQLDAGQLVRRCLALDNGQVTLQATATPEQFSFDGQQMLNTLGPGYRLLMIGAGALAEYLATMALFNGFKVAVCDPRAEYIETWAVNGVERIIGMPDDVVRDFAVDLRTCIVALSHDPRLDDLALLEALHSPAFYIGAIGSRRNSQLRRERLIEHFGETQASLERLHGPIGIYIGSKTPAEIAVSVMAEILATKNGASLPKEFSIASSKAQEA, from the coding sequence ATGGAAAGCATCGACTTGCTGGTCCTGCGCACCGCGCGGGACTGGCTCGCCGCCGGCGAGCGAGTGTTGCTCGCCACGGTGGCGCGGACCTGGGGCTCTTCGCCGCGCCCGACAGGGTCGATGATGGCCTTGCGTAACGACGGCCGCGTGGTCGGCAGCGTGTCCGGCGGCTGCATCGAAGACGACCTGATCCATCGCTACACCACCGCGCATGGCAGCAGTGGCTTCAAGGACGCTGCGCCCGAGGTGATGCGCTACGGCGTCAGCGCCGACGAGGCGCATCGTTTCGGTTTGCCCTGTGGCGGCACGCTTGAGCTGATTCTCGAGTTCAACCCGTCGTGGCAGGTGCTGGACCAACTGCTGGTGCAACTGGATGCCGGGCAACTGGTGCGCCGCTGCCTGGCACTGGATAACGGTCAGGTCACACTGCAAGCCACGGCAACCCCGGAGCAATTCAGTTTCGACGGCCAACAGATGCTCAATACCCTCGGGCCGGGGTATCGGCTGCTGATGATCGGTGCCGGCGCGCTGGCCGAGTATCTGGCGACCATGGCGCTATTCAACGGCTTCAAGGTCGCGGTTTGCGACCCACGTGCGGAATACATCGAAACTTGGGCGGTGAACGGCGTGGAGCGGATCATCGGCATGCCCGATGACGTGGTGCGCGACTTCGCGGTCGATCTGCGCACCTGCATCGTCGCCTTGAGTCATGATCCGCGACTCGACGACCTGGCACTGCTCGAAGCCCTGCACAGCCCGGCGTTTTACATCGGCGCCATCGGCTCGCGGCGCAACAGTCAGCTGCGCCGCGAACGTCTGATCGAGCATTTTGGTGAAACCCAAGCGTCACTCGAGCGCCTGCACGGGCCAATCGGCATCTACATTGGCAGCAAGACACCGGCGGAAATCGCGGTCAGCGTGATGGCCGAGATCCTTGCCACGAAAAATGGCGCCAGTCTGCCGAAAGAGTTTTCAATCGCCAGCTCCAAGGCGCAGGAAGCCTGA
- a CDS encoding class I SAM-dependent methyltransferase, translated as MTTLTSEPLTSLIERLYSQASAATSPVLETVSGAERERLMHSKTEYLKLYAMLKDLWLPVSRDTGKLLYMLARNTKAKAIVEFGTSFGLSTLHLAAALRDNGGGVLIGSEFEPSKIALARHHFIEGGVSDLVDIREGDALVTLASDLPPSVDLLLLDGAKALYGDVLKLVEKHLKPGALVVADNTNYCPEYLAYVRAPQNGYLSVPFADDIELSMRLGDYA; from the coding sequence ATGACCACCCTGACTTCTGAGCCATTGACCAGCCTGATCGAACGCCTCTACAGCCAAGCCAGCGCTGCCACCAGCCCGGTGCTGGAAACGGTGTCGGGCGCGGAGCGCGAGCGCCTGATGCACAGCAAGACCGAGTACCTGAAACTCTACGCCATGCTCAAGGATCTGTGGCTGCCGGTCTCGCGTGACACCGGCAAACTGCTGTACATGCTGGCGCGCAATACCAAGGCCAAAGCGATTGTCGAGTTCGGCACCTCGTTCGGCCTGTCCACTCTGCACCTGGCGGCGGCACTGCGCGACAACGGTGGCGGCGTATTGATCGGCAGTGAATTCGAACCGTCGAAAATCGCCTTGGCGCGCCATCACTTCATCGAGGGCGGCGTCAGCGATCTGGTGGACATCCGCGAAGGCGATGCGCTCGTCACTCTCGCCAGCGACCTGCCGCCGTCAGTCGACTTGCTCCTGCTTGACGGGGCCAAGGCGTTGTATGGCGACGTGTTGAAACTGGTGGAAAAACACCTGAAACCGGGCGCGCTAGTGGTGGCGGATAACACCAACTATTGCCCGGAATATCTGGCTTATGTGCGCGCGCCGCAGAACGGTTACCTGTCGGTGCCGTTTGCTGATGACATCGAGCTGTCGATGCGATTGGGTGATTACGCGTAA
- a CDS encoding TetR family transcriptional regulator has product MSNRQTARISSRKQPQQARSADLVTAILQAAIQVLTEHGATRFTTARVAEKAGVSIGSLYQYFPNKAAILFRLQSDEWLHTTQMLQRILEDQQQPPLTRLRTLVQAFIRSECEEAQMRGALNDAAPLYRDAPEAHEVRTAGRQTFAEFMLQLLPDVDEASRTATCDLILTTLSSVGKDFSGTARSDQEITAFADGLADMFSAYIVALNQIA; this is encoded by the coding sequence ATGAGCAATCGTCAGACCGCCCGTATTTCCTCGCGCAAACAGCCGCAGCAGGCACGCTCGGCTGACTTGGTCACGGCGATTCTGCAGGCGGCTATTCAGGTTTTGACCGAGCACGGCGCGACCCGATTCACCACCGCACGGGTCGCGGAAAAGGCTGGCGTGAGCATCGGTTCGCTGTATCAGTACTTCCCCAACAAGGCGGCGATCCTGTTTCGTTTACAGAGCGATGAGTGGTTGCACACCACGCAGATGCTGCAGCGAATTCTCGAAGATCAGCAACAGCCGCCACTGACGCGCCTGCGCACACTGGTGCAGGCGTTCATTCGTTCGGAGTGCGAGGAAGCGCAGATGCGCGGTGCGCTGAATGACGCGGCACCGCTGTATCGCGATGCGCCCGAGGCCCACGAAGTGCGCACCGCCGGACGGCAGACCTTTGCCGAGTTCATGTTGCAGTTGCTGCCGGATGTCGATGAGGCAAGCCGCACCGCAACCTGTGATCTGATCCTGACCACGCTCAGTTCGGTGGGCAAAGACTTTTCCGGTACTGCACGCAGCGATCAGGAAATCACGGCTTTCGCCGATGGGTTGGCGGACATGTTCAGCGCTTACATAGTGGCGCTGAATCAAATCGCTTGA
- a CDS encoding ISL3 family transposase, whose translation MRDINTFLPFWEGFSVVNIKPDGDALQIELIPHATRFPSCGGCQKPCSTTHEYCERTVRDLPILGRAVRLSVLLRRVVCRDCGKRMEAVSWLDRYARMTRRLAEAVIQACERLPTLHVAQLFGLHWDTVRLLERRALQAALSILPTAQPRRLVMDEFALFKGHRYASVVLDADTRRVLWIGEGRSRAAVRPFFEELGPEGCARIEAVAMDMNTAFDLEVRQHCPNARVVYDLFHVVAKYGREVIDRVRVDEANRLRHDKPARKVIKQARWLLLRNPQNLKTPEQQVRLEDLLAANQALMTVYLMKAELKTLWTPSTAWGWRSAWKQWLRHAHESEIPALIQFATRLKGYWRGIVSRVRWPMHTGQLEGINNRIKVIKRMAYGYRDSEFFFMKIKSVFPGNP comes from the coding sequence ATGCGCGATATTAATACTTTCCTTCCTTTTTGGGAGGGCTTTTCTGTCGTCAACATCAAGCCTGATGGTGACGCCCTACAGATCGAACTGATTCCCCACGCCACCCGATTTCCTTCCTGTGGCGGCTGCCAGAAACCCTGTTCAACCACACATGAGTATTGTGAGCGAACCGTCCGCGATTTACCGATTCTCGGCCGTGCGGTGCGCCTCAGCGTGTTGCTCAGGCGTGTTGTCTGTCGTGACTGTGGTAAACGTATGGAGGCCGTCAGTTGGCTGGACCGTTATGCCCGCATGACGCGGCGCTTGGCCGAGGCGGTCATTCAGGCCTGCGAACGCCTCCCCACACTGCACGTGGCTCAACTGTTTGGGCTGCATTGGGACACCGTTCGGTTGCTGGAGCGTCGAGCCTTGCAAGCGGCGTTGAGCATTTTGCCAACGGCACAACCGCGACGTCTGGTGATGGACGAATTCGCCCTGTTCAAAGGTCATCGTTACGCCAGCGTGGTGCTGGATGCGGATACACGCCGCGTGCTGTGGATCGGTGAAGGCCGCAGCCGAGCAGCGGTCAGGCCTTTCTTCGAGGAATTGGGGCCAGAGGGTTGCGCTCGCATCGAAGCGGTGGCGATGGACATGAACACCGCTTTTGACCTAGAGGTTCGTCAGCACTGTCCCAACGCGCGAGTGGTCTACGACCTCTTCCATGTGGTGGCCAAATATGGCCGAGAGGTGATTGATCGGGTTCGCGTCGACGAGGCTAACCGGTTGCGTCACGACAAGCCTGCCCGCAAGGTTATCAAGCAGGCGCGATGGCTGTTGCTGCGCAATCCGCAGAACTTGAAAACGCCGGAACAACAGGTCCGCCTGGAGGATCTGCTGGCGGCCAACCAAGCGTTGATGACGGTCTACTTGATGAAGGCTGAACTCAAAACACTCTGGACCCCGAGTACTGCCTGGGGTTGGCGATCGGCCTGGAAGCAATGGCTGCGCCATGCGCATGAAAGCGAAATTCCAGCTCTGATCCAGTTCGCCACACGGCTAAAGGGTTACTGGCGGGGCATCGTGAGCCGGGTTCGCTGGCCGATGCACACCGGTCAGTTGGAAGGAATAAACAATCGAATAAAGGTCATCAAGCGGATGGCGTACGGTTACCGGGATAGCGAATTCTTTTTCATGAAGATCAAGAGCGTCTTTCCCGGTAATCCGTGA
- a CDS encoding NAD(P)-dependent alcohol dehydrogenase — MSNSEPATFNGWAATAARAPLERYSYDPGPLGEEDVEVAVEYCGVCHSDQSLIDNDWGISRYPFVPGHEVVGKIVRMGPQVRGLELGQRVGIGWYKGSCMHCSSCISGSQQLCGTAQPTIIGSNGGFADRLRSHWAWAIPVPANLDPAMVGPLFCAGSTVFNPLLQFGVKPTDRVGVVGIGGLGHLALRFLNAWGCEVTAFTSSLNKQDEARRLGAHNVVASTDSHALKAIAGSLDFLLISANADLDWTAMLATLRGNGRLHFVGIVPNAIPVHVFDLIPQQKSLSASPVGSPGTMATMLEFCARHQILPQVEMFPMSKVNEAVDHLRSGKARYRVVLDASQ; from the coding sequence ATGAGCAACAGCGAACCCGCAACTTTCAACGGCTGGGCCGCCACCGCCGCCCGTGCCCCGCTGGAACGCTACAGCTACGATCCCGGCCCCTTGGGCGAAGAGGACGTGGAAGTCGCGGTGGAATATTGCGGCGTCTGTCACTCCGATCAGTCGCTGATCGACAACGACTGGGGCATCAGCCGCTACCCGTTCGTGCCGGGTCACGAGGTGGTCGGCAAAATCGTGCGCATGGGCCCGCAAGTGCGCGGCCTCGAACTCGGCCAGCGCGTCGGCATCGGCTGGTACAAGGGCAGCTGCATGCATTGTTCGTCGTGCATCAGCGGCTCGCAGCAACTGTGCGGCACCGCCCAACCGACCATTATCGGCAGCAACGGCGGCTTTGCCGATCGCTTGCGTTCGCACTGGGCGTGGGCGATTCCGGTGCCGGCCAATCTTGATCCGGCGATGGTCGGCCCGTTGTTCTGCGCCGGTTCCACCGTGTTCAACCCGTTGCTGCAGTTCGGCGTCAAACCCACCGACCGGGTCGGCGTGGTCGGCATTGGTGGCCTCGGTCATCTGGCACTGCGGTTTCTCAACGCGTGGGGCTGCGAAGTCACTGCGTTTACCTCGTCCTTGAACAAACAGGATGAAGCCAGGCGTCTGGGCGCGCATAACGTGGTCGCCTCGACTGACAGCCACGCGCTGAAAGCGATTGCCGGCAGCCTGGACTTCCTGCTGATCAGCGCCAACGCCGACCTCGACTGGACCGCGATGCTCGCCACCCTGCGCGGCAATGGGCGGCTGCATTTCGTCGGGATCGTGCCCAACGCGATTCCGGTGCATGTGTTCGATCTGATCCCGCAGCAGAAATCCCTGTCCGCCTCCCCGGTCGGCTCGCCCGGCACCATGGCGACCATGCTCGAATTCTGCGCCCGGCATCAGATTCTGCCGCAGGTCGAGATGTTTCCCATGAGCAAGGTCAACGAGGCGGTCGACCATCTGCGCAGCGGCAAGGCGCGCTACCGCGTGGTGCTGGACGCCAGCCAGTGA
- a CDS encoding GGDEF domain-containing protein: protein MPLDPPTMLTISIALAAAAALYLAVEWRSIREPSLLFWSAGFATITIGSTLALLRSNGFLLIGIWFANGLLVTAHFLFLLGVARFTQIRLSPAWYLIFVSWLIMLLLPDGPLWSKVMLAANSLLVAASTLKASLLLRPHGKSLSVGAVQLRYVLLGHGIFYVAKAMTVMIPGTLIDLAAFRGEIIQISLVEGAMAIMLIALSMTGTERYRREEQIARLAARDPLTALFNRRALEVRAPRLLREVCAEQPGALLLIDIDNFKLVNDHYGHTAGDRLLVALSEMIRAESPEGGLAARLGGDEFVILLSNAPSEQIVRLGDTLRDQFQRIAIQNFPTAEPVTLSIGATLFNKPPASLAALIEQGDAALYESKRGGRNRLRLTGLTTSG, encoded by the coding sequence ATGCCGCTCGACCCACCAACGATGCTGACCATCTCGATCGCTCTCGCAGCCGCTGCCGCGCTGTATCTGGCGGTCGAGTGGCGCAGCATTCGTGAGCCTTCGCTGCTGTTCTGGAGCGCCGGTTTCGCCACGATCACCATCGGCTCCACCCTGGCCTTGCTGCGCAGCAACGGTTTTCTGCTGATCGGCATCTGGTTCGCCAACGGCTTGCTGGTGACCGCGCACTTCCTGTTTTTGTTGGGGGTGGCGCGCTTCACGCAGATCCGCCTGTCCCCGGCCTGGTATCTGATCTTTGTCAGTTGGCTGATCATGCTGTTGCTACCGGACGGGCCGCTGTGGTCGAAAGTCATGCTGGCCGCCAACTCGCTGCTGGTGGCCGCCTCGACGCTCAAGGCCAGTCTGCTGTTGCGCCCGCATGGCAAGTCGCTGAGCGTCGGCGCCGTGCAACTGCGCTACGTGCTGTTGGGCCACGGCATTTTCTATGTGGCCAAGGCCATGACGGTGATGATCCCGGGCACACTGATCGATCTGGCCGCGTTCCGTGGCGAAATCATCCAGATCTCGCTGGTCGAGGGTGCGATGGCGATCATGCTGATCGCGCTGTCGATGACCGGCACCGAACGCTATCGACGCGAAGAGCAGATCGCCCGACTGGCCGCCCGTGATCCGCTGACCGCCCTCTTCAACCGTCGCGCCCTCGAAGTGCGCGCCCCGCGCCTGCTGCGGGAGGTCTGTGCAGAGCAACCCGGCGCGCTGCTGCTGATCGATATCGACAATTTCAAACTGGTCAACGACCACTATGGCCACACTGCTGGCGACCGTTTGCTGGTGGCCTTGAGCGAGATGATCCGCGCCGAGTCTCCCGAGGGTGGGCTGGCCGCGCGTCTGGGCGGTGACGAATTTGTCATTCTGCTGAGCAACGCGCCCAGTGAACAGATCGTCAGACTGGGCGACACCCTGCGCGATCAGTTTCAGCGCATTGCGATCCAGAATTTCCCCACTGCCGAGCCGGTGACGCTGAGCATCGGCGCCACCCTGTTCAACAAGCCGCCGGCCAGTCTGGCGGCGCTGATCGAGCAAGGCGATGCCGCACTCTACGAATCCAAGCGCGGCGGCCGCAATCGTCTGCGCCTGACCGGGCTCACCACTTCAGGATGA
- a CDS encoding hotdog domain-containing protein, whose amino-acid sequence MTRSETPLQDLAAPEGVCYGCGGRNPHGLHVKSVWHEDGVHVMAEHLPDDKYCGWPDLVYGGLLAMLIDCHSNWTAMAWHYRHEQREPGSLPRIDCVTGNLGIKFIKPTPMGVTLTLRARVEGEVGRKTRVICEVYAGDVLTAVGDSLFVRVDTGQLADAAHGR is encoded by the coding sequence ATGACCCGTTCCGAAACTCCCCTGCAAGACCTCGCCGCCCCCGAAGGCGTCTGCTACGGCTGTGGCGGACGCAACCCGCATGGGCTGCACGTCAAAAGTGTCTGGCACGAGGACGGCGTGCATGTGATGGCCGAACACCTGCCGGACGACAAATACTGTGGCTGGCCGGATCTGGTGTACGGCGGCTTGTTGGCGATGCTGATCGACTGCCATTCCAACTGGACCGCCATGGCCTGGCACTACCGCCACGAACAACGTGAACCAGGCAGCCTGCCGCGCATCGACTGCGTCACCGGCAACCTCGGCATCAAATTCATCAAACCCACCCCCATGGGCGTCACCCTGACCTTGCGCGCCAGGGTCGAAGGCGAGGTCGGGCGCAAGACCCGGGTGATCTGCGAGGTGTACGCCGGGGATGTGCTGACGGCGGTGGGTGATTCGTTGTTCGTGCGGGTTGATACCGGGCAACTGGCGGACGCAGCGCACGGCCGCTGA